A DNA window from Onthophagus taurus isolate NC chromosome 1, IU_Otau_3.0, whole genome shotgun sequence contains the following coding sequences:
- the LOC111428301 gene encoding ribose-phosphate pyrophosphokinase 1 isoform X2: protein MSKNEEKGEGGEEDGEVMPSFSQPVRAKSLVRAKLEKPSVILHSRMPNIKVFSGTSHPDLAQRIVDRLGIDLGKVVTKKFSNLETCVEIGESVRGEDVYIVQSGSGEINDNLMELLIMINACKIASASRVTAVIPCFPYARQDKKDKSRAPISAKLVANMLSVAGADHIITMDLHASQIQGFFDIPVDNLYAEPAVLKWIKENIVEWRNSIIVSPDAGGAKRVTSIADRLNVEFALIHKERKKANEVASMVLVGDVKDRVAILVDDMADTCGTICHAAEKLMEAGATKVYAILTHGIFSGPAISRINNACFEAVVVTNTIPQDGHMKECPKIQCIDVSMMFAEAVRRTHNGESVSYLFSNVPY, encoded by the exons ATGTcgaaaaacgaagaaaaaggTGAAGGAGGAGAAGAAGACGGCGAGG TGATGCCCTCGTTCTCTCAACCGGTGCGTGCTAAAAGTTTGGTTCGGGCAAAACTCGAAAAGCCCAGTGTGATACTCCACAGCAGAATGCCCAACATCAAAGTCTTTAGCGGTACGTCTCATCCGGATCTCGCGCAGAGGATCGTCGATCGTCTTGGTATCGATCTTGGTAAAGTTGTTACGAAAAAGTTCAGTAATTTAGAAACATG tgTGGAAATTGGAGAATCTGTAAGAGGAGAAGATGTTTATATCGTTCAATCAGGAAGCGGAGAAATAAACGATAATCTTATGGAACTTTTAATTATGATAAATGCATGCAAAATTGCTTCTGCAAGTCGCGTAACTGCTGTCATTCCTTGCTTTCCTTATGCAAGACAAGACAAAAAGGACAAG AGTCGAGCTCCAATTTCGGCAAAACTCGTAGCTAACATGCTTTCGGTAGCCGGAGCCGATCATATAATAACAATGGATCTCCACGCTTCTCAAATTCAAGGATTCTTCGATATCCCCGTTGATAATCTTTACGCCGAACCGGCCGTTTTGAAATGGATCAAAGAGAACATCGTGGAGTGGCGCAACAGCATCATCGTTTCGCCGGATGCTGGGGGCGCGAAACGAGTGACATCGATAGCGGATCGATTGAATGTGGAGTTCGCTTTGATTCATAAAGAACGAAAGAAAGCGAACGAAGTCGCGTCGATGGTGCTTGTTGGTGATGTGAAGGATAGAGTGGCGATTTTGGTGGATGATATGGCTGATACTTGTGGAACGATTTGTCATGCAGCTGAGAAATTGATGGAAGCTGGGGCTACGAAGGTTTACGCGATTTTAACACATGGAATCTTCTCTGGGCCGGCTATTTCTAGGATTAATAATGCTTGTTTTGAAGCTGTTGTTGTTACTAATACCATTCCTCAAGATGGACACATGAAAGAATGTCCGAAAATACAG tgTATTGATGTTTCTATGATGTTTGCGGAAGCAGTGAGACGCACACATAACGGTGAATCAGTCTCATATTTATTCTCCAATGTTCCTTATTGA
- the LOC111428301 gene encoding ribose-phosphate pyrophosphokinase 1 isoform X1 has protein sequence MSKNEEKGEGGEEDGEVMPSFSQPVRAKSLVRAKLEKPSVILHSRMPNIKVFSGTSHPDLAQRIVDRLGIDLGKVVTKKFSNLETCVEIGESVRGEDVYIVQSGSGEINDNLMELLIMINACKIASASRVTAVIPCFPYARQDKKDKTDSSEKLMAKWKNTEWKFRSRAPISAKLVANMLSVAGADHIITMDLHASQIQGFFDIPVDNLYAEPAVLKWIKENIVEWRNSIIVSPDAGGAKRVTSIADRLNVEFALIHKERKKANEVASMVLVGDVKDRVAILVDDMADTCGTICHAAEKLMEAGATKVYAILTHGIFSGPAISRINNACFEAVVVTNTIPQDGHMKECPKIQCIDVSMMFAEAVRRTHNGESVSYLFSNVPY, from the exons ATGTcgaaaaacgaagaaaaaggTGAAGGAGGAGAAGAAGACGGCGAGG TGATGCCCTCGTTCTCTCAACCGGTGCGTGCTAAAAGTTTGGTTCGGGCAAAACTCGAAAAGCCCAGTGTGATACTCCACAGCAGAATGCCCAACATCAAAGTCTTTAGCGGTACGTCTCATCCGGATCTCGCGCAGAGGATCGTCGATCGTCTTGGTATCGATCTTGGTAAAGTTGTTACGAAAAAGTTCAGTAATTTAGAAACATG tgTGGAAATTGGAGAATCTGTAAGAGGAGAAGATGTTTATATCGTTCAATCAGGAAGCGGAGAAATAAACGATAATCTTATGGAACTTTTAATTATGATAAATGCATGCAAAATTGCTTCTGCAAGTCGCGTAACTGCTGTCATTCCTTGCTTTCCTTATGCAAGACAAGACAAAAAGGACAAG ACAGACAGTAGTGAAAAGTTAATGGCAAAATGGAAAAACACCGAGTGGAAATTCAGG AGTCGAGCTCCAATTTCGGCAAAACTCGTAGCTAACATGCTTTCGGTAGCCGGAGCCGATCATATAATAACAATGGATCTCCACGCTTCTCAAATTCAAGGATTCTTCGATATCCCCGTTGATAATCTTTACGCCGAACCGGCCGTTTTGAAATGGATCAAAGAGAACATCGTGGAGTGGCGCAACAGCATCATCGTTTCGCCGGATGCTGGGGGCGCGAAACGAGTGACATCGATAGCGGATCGATTGAATGTGGAGTTCGCTTTGATTCATAAAGAACGAAAGAAAGCGAACGAAGTCGCGTCGATGGTGCTTGTTGGTGATGTGAAGGATAGAGTGGCGATTTTGGTGGATGATATGGCTGATACTTGTGGAACGATTTGTCATGCAGCTGAGAAATTGATGGAAGCTGGGGCTACGAAGGTTTACGCGATTTTAACACATGGAATCTTCTCTGGGCCGGCTATTTCTAGGATTAATAATGCTTGTTTTGAAGCTGTTGTTGTTACTAATACCATTCCTCAAGATGGACACATGAAAGAATGTCCGAAAATACAG tgTATTGATGTTTCTATGATGTTTGCGGAAGCAGTGAGACGCACACATAACGGTGAATCAGTCTCATATTTATTCTCCAATGTTCCTTATTGA